One genomic segment of Jaculus jaculus isolate mJacJac1 chromosome 2, mJacJac1.mat.Y.cur, whole genome shotgun sequence includes these proteins:
- the Ccp110 gene encoding centriolar coiled-coil protein of 110 kDa isoform X2 codes for MEEYEEFCEKTLARIQEASLSTESFLPAQSESLSLIRFHGVAVLSPLLNIEKRKAIQQEKQKAVDVEARKQVNKKKALLTRVQEILENVQVRKAPNACDFDQWETETVYSHVEVRDVNGPATFPNSLPSPMEHSILVNPETITDMLPLDKEDQQKSNEMDLSRDSEGFDSPKHCDSSNISHAENEVSPKVSSATSQETLISDGLLSTNEEQDRLHAAEVTLDPYIMSLQNLMKKSKEYVERHSLGSSTKRSVNESHSDKENDTANVSDCVREKILLTGRYCGSVIPDKPSLNKSNVLLQGASFQANSMNTSVSASFSKVDLPIQTSHLVIPDSESDVKGIPTLITENKVIKSLTGSYARLPSPEPSMSPKMHRRRSRPSSTCHILINNPINACELSPKGKEQAEDIIAAVTDEKTNILESVPKSPVDLMGAYSSKIHASKNVSEVTEDLIVGKSRQVCQSLGDQLENKVTVEQSIVEGQLPSYEREVQKMNSTCTVMPKLHEPYATIQCIASQNFGNVCGPKSTNMSEKICNSQMELNKSYDVKNPSPLLMQNQNTRQQMDTPTVPCVNEQFVDNSFEKVKRRLDLDIDSLQKENCPYVLTTGRAEQERQHVPEKRCPKGSVYMNKNKTLDASSIKGEILKNKMLAFEEMRKRLEEQHAQQLSLLIAEQEREQERLQKEIEEQEKILREKKALAAEVSEVHISSAVELEWRTRGDSGLLETMLSQVNSVHTSNNSGFTNSALHYSFGSASEAPFYLWGSQTSGMTKLSVTRPIGRAQTRWSQVFSPEIQAKFNKITAVAKGFLTRRLMQTDKLKQLQQTVKDTMEFIRNFQSEVPLKRGVSAQDASLQERVLAQLRAALYGIHDIFFVMDAAERMTILRHDREVRKEKMLRQMDKMKSPRVALSAATQKSLDRKKYMKAAEMGMPNKKFLVKQSPSEPRVLQPNQGQNTPVHRLLSRQGTPKTSVKGVVQNRQKPSQSRVPSRTPVSGAYAGKIQRKRQNVATI; via the exons ATGGAGGAGTATGAGGAGTTCTGTGAGAAAACTCTTGCCAGAATCCAAGAAGCATCACTGTCCACAGAGAGCTTTCTACCTGCTCAGTCAGAAAGTCTCTCACTTATTCGCTTCCATGGAGTGGCTGTGCTTTCTCCACTG CTTAATATTGAGAAGAGAAAggcaatacaacaagaaaagcagAAAGCAGTCGATGTAGAAGCAAGAAAGCAGGTTAATAAGAAGAAAGCTTTACTGACTCGTGTTCAGGAGATTCTTGAAAATGTTCAG GTTAGAAAAGCACCTAATGCCTGTGATTTTGATCAGTGGGAGACTGAAACAGTTTACTCTCATGTAGAAGTCAGAGATGTAAATGGTCCTGCTACATTTCCAAACAGCTTGCCAAGCCCCATGGAGCACTCTATTTTAGTAAATCCTGAAACGATAACTGATATGTTGCCTTTGGACAAGGAGGACCAACAAAAATCTAATGAGATGGACCTATCTAGAGATTCTGAAGGATTTGATTCTCCAAAGCACTGTGATAGTTCAAATATTAGTCATGCAGAGAATGAAGTTTCTCCAAAGGTCTCTTCAGCAACCTCACAGGAGACTCTTATTTCTGATGGTCTCCTCTCAACAAATGAAGAACAGGATCGATTACATGCAGCAGAAGTCACCCTAGACCCCTACATAATGAGCCTTCAGAACCTGATGAAAAAGTCAAAGGAATATGTAGAAAGACACAGTCTGGGAAGTAGCACAAAGAGGAGTGTTAATGAGAGTCATTCAGACAAAGAAAATGACACTGCCAATGTAAGTGACTGTGTGAGGGAGAAAATTTTGTTGACAGGCAGATACTGTGGCTCAGTTATTCCTGACAAACCAAGCCTTAATAAGTCAAATGTTCTCCTCCAAGGTGCCTCCTTTCAAGCAAACAGCATGAATACATCAGTTTCAGCTAGCTTTTCTAAAGTAGACTTACCTATACAAACTAGTCATCTTGTTATTCCAGATTCTGAGTCTGATGTTAAAGGTATTCCCACTTTAATTACTGAAAATAAAGTCATCAAAAGTCTCACAGGTTCTTATGCCAGATTGCCTAGTCCAGAGCCAAGCATGAGTCCTAAAATGCATCGAAGGCGTTCCAGGCCATCATCAACATGTCATATTCTCATAAATAACCCAATAAATGCCTGTGAGTTAAGCCCAAAGGGAAAAGAGCAGGCAGAAGACATAATTGCTGCAGTTACtgatgaaaaaacaaacatactTGAAAGTGTGCCAAAGTCACCAGTTGATTTAATGGGAGCTTATTCAAGCAAGATTCATGCTAGCAAAAATGTATCTGAAGTTACAGAGGATCTGATTGTAGGTAAATCAAGACAGGTATGTCAATCTTTAGGGGATCAGTTAGAAAATAAAGTAACTGTAGAGCAATCTATTGTGGAAGGTCAGTTACCATCTTACGAGAGAGAAGTACAGAAAATGAATAGTACTTGTACGGTGATGCCCAAATTGCATGAGCCATATGCCACCATTCAGTGCATAGCAAGTCAAAACTTTGGAAACGTGTGTGGACCCAAGTCTACCAATATGTCTGAGAAAATCTGCAATTCACAAATGGAACTAAATAAATCTTATGATGTAAAAAATCCATCTCCTTTACTTATGCAAAACCAGAATACCAGGCAGCAGATGGACACACCTACGGTGCCCTGTGTAAATGAACAGTTTGTGGATAACAGTTTTGAAAAAGTTAAGCGGAGACTTGATTTAGATATTGATAGTTTGCAAAAAGAAAACTGTCCTTATGTCCTAACAACTGGAAGAGCTGAACAGGAAAGGCAACATGTGCCAGAAAAAAGATGCCCTAAGGGGTCTGTCTACATGAACAAGAACAAAACGCTAGATGCTAGTAGCATCAAAG GTGAGATACTAAAAAACAAGATGTTAGCTTTTGAAGAAATGCGAAAAAGACTAGAAGAACAGCATGCCCAGCAGTTATCGCTCCTCATAGCTGAGCAGGAGAGGGAACAGGAAAGATTGCAGAAG GAAATAGAGGAGCAAGAGAAGATATTAAGAGAGAAGAAGGCCCTTGCAGCAGAAGTCTCGGAAGTGCACATCAGCAGTGCAGTTGAGTTAGAGTGGAGAACAAGAGGTGACTCTGGCTTGCTAGAGACAATGCTGTCTCAAGTGAACTCAGTCCATACTTCAAATAACTCTG GTTTCACCAATTCTGCCCTACACTATAGCTTTGGTTCTGCAAGTGAAGCACCATTCTACCTCTGGGGATCACAAACTAGTGGCATGACCAAACTCTCAGTGACAAGGCCTATTGGAAGGGCCCAAACTAGATGGTCTCAG GTTTTTAGTCCAGAAATACAagcaaaatttaacaaaataacagCGGTGGCAAAAGGATTTCTTACTCGTAGACTCATGCAGACAGATAAGCTGAAGCAGCTTCAACAAACTGTAAAA GATACCATGGAATTCATAAGGAACTTTCAGTCAGAAGTGCCACTCAAGAGAGGTGTTTCTGCACAGGATGCTTCACTCCAGGAGAGAGTATTGGCTCAG TTGCGAGCTGCCCTGTATGGCATTCATGACATATTCTTTGTAATGGATGCGGCTGAAAGAATGACCATTCTGCGCCATGACCGGGAAGTCCGCAAAGAGAAAATGCTGAGGCAAATG GATAAGATGAAAAGTCCACGAGTGGCTCTTTCAGCTGCAACGCAGAAGTCTCTTGATAGGAAGAAGTACATGAA AGCTGCTGAGATGGGAATGCCAAATAAGAAATTTTTGGTTAAACAAAGTCCTTCTGAACCAAG AGTCCTTCAGCCAAACCAAGGACAGAATACACCTGTTCATAGGCTACTAAGTAGACAAGG AACCCCTAAGACATCAGTGAAGGGGGTTGTGCAAAATAGACAGAAGCCTTCCCAGAGCAGAGTGCCTAGCAGAACGCCTGTGTCAG GAGCATATGCAGGAAAAATCCAAAGAAAGCGGCAAAATGTTGCGACAATTTAA
- the Ccp110 gene encoding centriolar coiled-coil protein of 110 kDa isoform X1 yields MEEYEEFCEKTLARIQEASLSTESFLPAQSESLSLIRFHGVAVLSPLLNIEKRKAIQQEKQKAVDVEARKQVNKKKALLTRVQEILENVQVRKAPNACDFDQWETETVYSHVEVRDVNGPATFPNSLPSPMEHSILVNPETITDMLPLDKEDQQKSNEMDLSRDSEGFDSPKHCDSSNISHAENEVSPKVSSATSQETLISDGLLSTNEEQDRLHAAEVTLDPYIMSLQNLMKKSKEYVERHSLGSSTKRSVNESHSDKENDTANVSDCVREKILLTGRYCGSVIPDKPSLNKSNVLLQGASFQANSMNTSVSASFSKVDLPIQTSHLVIPDSESDVKGIPTLITENKVIKSLTGSYARLPSPEPSMSPKMHRRRSRPSSTCHILINNPINACELSPKGKEQAEDIIAAVTDEKTNILESVPKSPVDLMGAYSSKIHASKNVSEVTEDLIVGKSRQVCQSLGDQLENKVTVEQSIVEGQLPSYEREVQKMNSTCTVMPKLHEPYATIQCIASQNFGNVCGPKSTNMSEKICNSQMELNKSYDVKNPSPLLMQNQNTRQQMDTPTVPCVNEQFVDNSFEKVKRRLDLDIDSLQKENCPYVLTTGRAEQERQHVPEKRCPKGSVYMNKNKTLDASSIKEGEILKNKMLAFEEMRKRLEEQHAQQLSLLIAEQEREQERLQKEIEEQEKILREKKALAAEVSEVHISSAVELEWRTRGDSGLLETMLSQVNSVHTSNNSGFTNSALHYSFGSASEAPFYLWGSQTSGMTKLSVTRPIGRAQTRWSQVFSPEIQAKFNKITAVAKGFLTRRLMQTDKLKQLQQTVKDTMEFIRNFQSEVPLKRGVSAQDASLQERVLAQLRAALYGIHDIFFVMDAAERMTILRHDREVRKEKMLRQMDKMKSPRVALSAATQKSLDRKKYMKAAEMGMPNKKFLVKQSPSEPRVLQPNQGQNTPVHRLLSRQGTPKTSVKGVVQNRQKPSQSRVPSRTPVSGAYAGKIQRKRQNVATI; encoded by the exons ATGGAGGAGTATGAGGAGTTCTGTGAGAAAACTCTTGCCAGAATCCAAGAAGCATCACTGTCCACAGAGAGCTTTCTACCTGCTCAGTCAGAAAGTCTCTCACTTATTCGCTTCCATGGAGTGGCTGTGCTTTCTCCACTG CTTAATATTGAGAAGAGAAAggcaatacaacaagaaaagcagAAAGCAGTCGATGTAGAAGCAAGAAAGCAGGTTAATAAGAAGAAAGCTTTACTGACTCGTGTTCAGGAGATTCTTGAAAATGTTCAG GTTAGAAAAGCACCTAATGCCTGTGATTTTGATCAGTGGGAGACTGAAACAGTTTACTCTCATGTAGAAGTCAGAGATGTAAATGGTCCTGCTACATTTCCAAACAGCTTGCCAAGCCCCATGGAGCACTCTATTTTAGTAAATCCTGAAACGATAACTGATATGTTGCCTTTGGACAAGGAGGACCAACAAAAATCTAATGAGATGGACCTATCTAGAGATTCTGAAGGATTTGATTCTCCAAAGCACTGTGATAGTTCAAATATTAGTCATGCAGAGAATGAAGTTTCTCCAAAGGTCTCTTCAGCAACCTCACAGGAGACTCTTATTTCTGATGGTCTCCTCTCAACAAATGAAGAACAGGATCGATTACATGCAGCAGAAGTCACCCTAGACCCCTACATAATGAGCCTTCAGAACCTGATGAAAAAGTCAAAGGAATATGTAGAAAGACACAGTCTGGGAAGTAGCACAAAGAGGAGTGTTAATGAGAGTCATTCAGACAAAGAAAATGACACTGCCAATGTAAGTGACTGTGTGAGGGAGAAAATTTTGTTGACAGGCAGATACTGTGGCTCAGTTATTCCTGACAAACCAAGCCTTAATAAGTCAAATGTTCTCCTCCAAGGTGCCTCCTTTCAAGCAAACAGCATGAATACATCAGTTTCAGCTAGCTTTTCTAAAGTAGACTTACCTATACAAACTAGTCATCTTGTTATTCCAGATTCTGAGTCTGATGTTAAAGGTATTCCCACTTTAATTACTGAAAATAAAGTCATCAAAAGTCTCACAGGTTCTTATGCCAGATTGCCTAGTCCAGAGCCAAGCATGAGTCCTAAAATGCATCGAAGGCGTTCCAGGCCATCATCAACATGTCATATTCTCATAAATAACCCAATAAATGCCTGTGAGTTAAGCCCAAAGGGAAAAGAGCAGGCAGAAGACATAATTGCTGCAGTTACtgatgaaaaaacaaacatactTGAAAGTGTGCCAAAGTCACCAGTTGATTTAATGGGAGCTTATTCAAGCAAGATTCATGCTAGCAAAAATGTATCTGAAGTTACAGAGGATCTGATTGTAGGTAAATCAAGACAGGTATGTCAATCTTTAGGGGATCAGTTAGAAAATAAAGTAACTGTAGAGCAATCTATTGTGGAAGGTCAGTTACCATCTTACGAGAGAGAAGTACAGAAAATGAATAGTACTTGTACGGTGATGCCCAAATTGCATGAGCCATATGCCACCATTCAGTGCATAGCAAGTCAAAACTTTGGAAACGTGTGTGGACCCAAGTCTACCAATATGTCTGAGAAAATCTGCAATTCACAAATGGAACTAAATAAATCTTATGATGTAAAAAATCCATCTCCTTTACTTATGCAAAACCAGAATACCAGGCAGCAGATGGACACACCTACGGTGCCCTGTGTAAATGAACAGTTTGTGGATAACAGTTTTGAAAAAGTTAAGCGGAGACTTGATTTAGATATTGATAGTTTGCAAAAAGAAAACTGTCCTTATGTCCTAACAACTGGAAGAGCTGAACAGGAAAGGCAACATGTGCCAGAAAAAAGATGCCCTAAGGGGTCTGTCTACATGAACAAGAACAAAACGCTAGATGCTAGTAGCATCAAAG AAGGTGAGATACTAAAAAACAAGATGTTAGCTTTTGAAGAAATGCGAAAAAGACTAGAAGAACAGCATGCCCAGCAGTTATCGCTCCTCATAGCTGAGCAGGAGAGGGAACAGGAAAGATTGCAGAAG GAAATAGAGGAGCAAGAGAAGATATTAAGAGAGAAGAAGGCCCTTGCAGCAGAAGTCTCGGAAGTGCACATCAGCAGTGCAGTTGAGTTAGAGTGGAGAACAAGAGGTGACTCTGGCTTGCTAGAGACAATGCTGTCTCAAGTGAACTCAGTCCATACTTCAAATAACTCTG GTTTCACCAATTCTGCCCTACACTATAGCTTTGGTTCTGCAAGTGAAGCACCATTCTACCTCTGGGGATCACAAACTAGTGGCATGACCAAACTCTCAGTGACAAGGCCTATTGGAAGGGCCCAAACTAGATGGTCTCAG GTTTTTAGTCCAGAAATACAagcaaaatttaacaaaataacagCGGTGGCAAAAGGATTTCTTACTCGTAGACTCATGCAGACAGATAAGCTGAAGCAGCTTCAACAAACTGTAAAA GATACCATGGAATTCATAAGGAACTTTCAGTCAGAAGTGCCACTCAAGAGAGGTGTTTCTGCACAGGATGCTTCACTCCAGGAGAGAGTATTGGCTCAG TTGCGAGCTGCCCTGTATGGCATTCATGACATATTCTTTGTAATGGATGCGGCTGAAAGAATGACCATTCTGCGCCATGACCGGGAAGTCCGCAAAGAGAAAATGCTGAGGCAAATG GATAAGATGAAAAGTCCACGAGTGGCTCTTTCAGCTGCAACGCAGAAGTCTCTTGATAGGAAGAAGTACATGAA AGCTGCTGAGATGGGAATGCCAAATAAGAAATTTTTGGTTAAACAAAGTCCTTCTGAACCAAG AGTCCTTCAGCCAAACCAAGGACAGAATACACCTGTTCATAGGCTACTAAGTAGACAAGG AACCCCTAAGACATCAGTGAAGGGGGTTGTGCAAAATAGACAGAAGCCTTCCCAGAGCAGAGTGCCTAGCAGAACGCCTGTGTCAG GAGCATATGCAGGAAAAATCCAAAGAAAGCGGCAAAATGTTGCGACAATTTAA
- the Ccp110 gene encoding centriolar coiled-coil protein of 110 kDa isoform X3 yields the protein MEEYEEFCEKTLARIQEASLSTESFLPAQSESLSLIRFHGVAVLSPLLNIEKRKAIQQEKQKAVDVEARKQVNKKKALLTRVQEILENVQVRKAPNACDFDQWETETVYSHVEVRDVNGPATFPNSLPSPMEHSILVNPETITDMLPLDKEDQQKSNEMDLSRDSEGFDSPKHCDSSNISHAENEVSPKVSSATSQETLISDGLLSTNEEQDRLHAAEVTLDPYIMSLQNLMKKSKEYVERHSLGSSTKRSVNESHSDKENDTANVSDCVREKILLTGRYCGSVIPDKPSLNKSNVLLQGASFQANSMNTSVSASFSKVDLPIQTSHLVIPDSESDVKGIPTLITENKVIKSLTGSYARLPSPEPSMSPKMHRRRSRPSSTCHILINNPINACELSPKGKEQAEDIIAAVTDEKTNILESVPKSPVDLMGAYSSKIHASKNVSEVTEDLIVGKSRQVCQSLGDQLENKVTVEQSIVEGQLPSYEREVQKMNSTCTVMPKLHEPYATIQCIASQNFGNVCGPKSTNMSEKICNSQMELNKSYDVKNPSPLLMQNQNTRQQMDTPTVPCVNEQFVDNSFEKVKRRLDLDIDSLQKENCPYVLTTGRAEQERQHVPEKRCPKGSVYMNKNKTLDASSIKEGEILKNKMLAFEEMRKRLEEQHAQQLSLLIAEQEREQERLQKEIEEQEKILREKKALAAEVSEVHISSAVELEWRTRGDSGLLETMLSQVNSVHTSNNSGFTNSALHYSFGSASEAPFYLWGSQTSGMTKLSVTRPIGRAQTRWSQVFSPEIQAKFNKITAVAKGFLTRRLMQTDKLKQLQQTVKDTMEFIRNFQSEVPLKRGVSAQDASLQERVLAQLRAALYGIHDIFFVMDAAERMTILRHDREVRKEKMLRQMDKMKSPRVALSAATQKSLDRKKYMKAAEMGMPNKKFLVKQSPSEPRVLQPNQGQNTPVHRLLSRQGSICRKNPKKAAKCCDNLRRQHSLG from the exons ATGGAGGAGTATGAGGAGTTCTGTGAGAAAACTCTTGCCAGAATCCAAGAAGCATCACTGTCCACAGAGAGCTTTCTACCTGCTCAGTCAGAAAGTCTCTCACTTATTCGCTTCCATGGAGTGGCTGTGCTTTCTCCACTG CTTAATATTGAGAAGAGAAAggcaatacaacaagaaaagcagAAAGCAGTCGATGTAGAAGCAAGAAAGCAGGTTAATAAGAAGAAAGCTTTACTGACTCGTGTTCAGGAGATTCTTGAAAATGTTCAG GTTAGAAAAGCACCTAATGCCTGTGATTTTGATCAGTGGGAGACTGAAACAGTTTACTCTCATGTAGAAGTCAGAGATGTAAATGGTCCTGCTACATTTCCAAACAGCTTGCCAAGCCCCATGGAGCACTCTATTTTAGTAAATCCTGAAACGATAACTGATATGTTGCCTTTGGACAAGGAGGACCAACAAAAATCTAATGAGATGGACCTATCTAGAGATTCTGAAGGATTTGATTCTCCAAAGCACTGTGATAGTTCAAATATTAGTCATGCAGAGAATGAAGTTTCTCCAAAGGTCTCTTCAGCAACCTCACAGGAGACTCTTATTTCTGATGGTCTCCTCTCAACAAATGAAGAACAGGATCGATTACATGCAGCAGAAGTCACCCTAGACCCCTACATAATGAGCCTTCAGAACCTGATGAAAAAGTCAAAGGAATATGTAGAAAGACACAGTCTGGGAAGTAGCACAAAGAGGAGTGTTAATGAGAGTCATTCAGACAAAGAAAATGACACTGCCAATGTAAGTGACTGTGTGAGGGAGAAAATTTTGTTGACAGGCAGATACTGTGGCTCAGTTATTCCTGACAAACCAAGCCTTAATAAGTCAAATGTTCTCCTCCAAGGTGCCTCCTTTCAAGCAAACAGCATGAATACATCAGTTTCAGCTAGCTTTTCTAAAGTAGACTTACCTATACAAACTAGTCATCTTGTTATTCCAGATTCTGAGTCTGATGTTAAAGGTATTCCCACTTTAATTACTGAAAATAAAGTCATCAAAAGTCTCACAGGTTCTTATGCCAGATTGCCTAGTCCAGAGCCAAGCATGAGTCCTAAAATGCATCGAAGGCGTTCCAGGCCATCATCAACATGTCATATTCTCATAAATAACCCAATAAATGCCTGTGAGTTAAGCCCAAAGGGAAAAGAGCAGGCAGAAGACATAATTGCTGCAGTTACtgatgaaaaaacaaacatactTGAAAGTGTGCCAAAGTCACCAGTTGATTTAATGGGAGCTTATTCAAGCAAGATTCATGCTAGCAAAAATGTATCTGAAGTTACAGAGGATCTGATTGTAGGTAAATCAAGACAGGTATGTCAATCTTTAGGGGATCAGTTAGAAAATAAAGTAACTGTAGAGCAATCTATTGTGGAAGGTCAGTTACCATCTTACGAGAGAGAAGTACAGAAAATGAATAGTACTTGTACGGTGATGCCCAAATTGCATGAGCCATATGCCACCATTCAGTGCATAGCAAGTCAAAACTTTGGAAACGTGTGTGGACCCAAGTCTACCAATATGTCTGAGAAAATCTGCAATTCACAAATGGAACTAAATAAATCTTATGATGTAAAAAATCCATCTCCTTTACTTATGCAAAACCAGAATACCAGGCAGCAGATGGACACACCTACGGTGCCCTGTGTAAATGAACAGTTTGTGGATAACAGTTTTGAAAAAGTTAAGCGGAGACTTGATTTAGATATTGATAGTTTGCAAAAAGAAAACTGTCCTTATGTCCTAACAACTGGAAGAGCTGAACAGGAAAGGCAACATGTGCCAGAAAAAAGATGCCCTAAGGGGTCTGTCTACATGAACAAGAACAAAACGCTAGATGCTAGTAGCATCAAAG AAGGTGAGATACTAAAAAACAAGATGTTAGCTTTTGAAGAAATGCGAAAAAGACTAGAAGAACAGCATGCCCAGCAGTTATCGCTCCTCATAGCTGAGCAGGAGAGGGAACAGGAAAGATTGCAGAAG GAAATAGAGGAGCAAGAGAAGATATTAAGAGAGAAGAAGGCCCTTGCAGCAGAAGTCTCGGAAGTGCACATCAGCAGTGCAGTTGAGTTAGAGTGGAGAACAAGAGGTGACTCTGGCTTGCTAGAGACAATGCTGTCTCAAGTGAACTCAGTCCATACTTCAAATAACTCTG GTTTCACCAATTCTGCCCTACACTATAGCTTTGGTTCTGCAAGTGAAGCACCATTCTACCTCTGGGGATCACAAACTAGTGGCATGACCAAACTCTCAGTGACAAGGCCTATTGGAAGGGCCCAAACTAGATGGTCTCAG GTTTTTAGTCCAGAAATACAagcaaaatttaacaaaataacagCGGTGGCAAAAGGATTTCTTACTCGTAGACTCATGCAGACAGATAAGCTGAAGCAGCTTCAACAAACTGTAAAA GATACCATGGAATTCATAAGGAACTTTCAGTCAGAAGTGCCACTCAAGAGAGGTGTTTCTGCACAGGATGCTTCACTCCAGGAGAGAGTATTGGCTCAG TTGCGAGCTGCCCTGTATGGCATTCATGACATATTCTTTGTAATGGATGCGGCTGAAAGAATGACCATTCTGCGCCATGACCGGGAAGTCCGCAAAGAGAAAATGCTGAGGCAAATG GATAAGATGAAAAGTCCACGAGTGGCTCTTTCAGCTGCAACGCAGAAGTCTCTTGATAGGAAGAAGTACATGAA AGCTGCTGAGATGGGAATGCCAAATAAGAAATTTTTGGTTAAACAAAGTCCTTCTGAACCAAG AGTCCTTCAGCCAAACCAAGGACAGAATACACCTGTTCATAGGCTACTAAGTAGACAAGG GAGCATATGCAGGAAAAATCCAAAGAAAGCGGCAAAATGTTGCGACAATTTAAGAAGACAGCATTCATTAGGATGA